CACACCGTGCGACGCCCGACGATGCCACCCCAAGCCGGGAGTCCCCAAGCCGGGCGTCCAATGTCGCCACCGCCTCGTCCGCAGGGCCGCCCGCAATTTCATCCTCAGCCTCGGGTTCAGCCACAGCAGTTCCATCCTCCGTCGCGCCCGCAGCCGGAGCAGTTCCATCCACAGCCCCCGCAATTTCACCCTCAAGCGCGACCACAGCCGCACCAATTCCACCCGCGCCCGCAACCTCAGCAGTTTCACCCCCCGGCCCGTCCCCAACCTCATCCACAGCCGCACCCGCCGGGCCGACCGAACGATCCCAACGATCATCACCCCTGAAGCGTTCCCGCGTCGTTCTATCCGCCCCCGCAGGGGCGTGATACGAATGGGCGATGAGCGACCTTCCGCCTTCAGCCATCAACAAACCCAGCGCAGCCCGGCGCTGGCGGCGGATGGCGGAGAATGCGCTGCTCCTGCCGGTGGCGCTCGTGCTCGAAGTTCTCGACCGGGTGATCTGGGATGGAGCGAAAGCGCTTCTCAACCTGATTTCCCGGCTGACCCTAGTGGCGCGGTTGCGACGCTTTTTACAGACGCTGCCGCCGATCATCGTGGTGTTTCTATTCCTGATACCCGAGGCGATCGATCACCTCAGCGGGTTGTGGGCAACGGTGCTGTTCGTCAAGGGCCACTGGTTCGCCGCGACGATCGTGGCCGTGTTCATCAAGGGCTTCGCCATCCTGCTTGCCTTGTGGATCTATCAGGCGTGTGAAGCCAATCTTCTCTCGGTCGCCTGGTTCCGTACCGCGCACGACACAGTGATCCGCACGCGGGATTGGGTGCTCGAACGGACCCGGCCGATCCGCGAACGGCTTCATCTTGCCGCGCGTAACGGCGAACGCAGCCGGCTCGGTCGGCGATTGGCGGCGTGGCGGCAGCGGATCGGGCGAAGTTGGGTGCGATGATGAGTGGATCAAGAAACGGGAAGGAAAGGACTTCTTTTTTTGTAAAAAAAGAAGCAAAAAAACTCTTATTAGTTAAACCGACGCCCCAACAATCACTCCTGATCCAGATCAAAAAAGTTTTTTGCTTCTTTTTTACAAAAAAGAAGCCCTTCCCTATCTTACTCTTCCTCGCCATCCCCCGCCATCAACGCCCATGACCCGTCTCGCCCGCGCGCACCTGACCACCGTCGATCCGGTACTGGGTGCCCTGATCAGGGAGGTCGGACGATGCACTCTGGTGCCGGATCGCACGCGCGAGCCTTATGCGGCGCTGATTTCGGCGGTGGCGCATCAGCAACTCCATGCGCGGGCGGCGGAAGCGATTCTGGGGCGTCTGGGGGGCGTGTGCGGCGCGACGGTTCCCGCACCCGACACTCTATTGTCGCTATCCGATGAGACGTTGCGCGGGTGTGGATTTTCCGGGTCGAAGATTCTGGCACTGCGGGATGTGGCGTTGCGGACGCTCGATGGCACGGTGCCATCCCGCCGGGCGGCGGCGCGGATGAGCGATGCCGTATTGATCGAACGGCTGTCCGCCTTGCGCGGGATCGGGCGGTGGACGGTAGAGATGCTGCTGATTTTCACGCTGGGGCGGCCGGATGTGTTTCCGGTGGATGATTTCGGCGTGCGCGAGGGATATCGGCTGATCCATGGCTTGCCGATCCAGCCGAAACCCCGGGCATTCGCCGTAATCGGCGAGGCCTATGCGCCCTACCGGAGCACGGCTGCCTGGTATCTCTGGCGCGCGGCGGATCGAGCCAAGAAGATTCCCCTGCCGAAGTGAGGCGACGCGATTGGCGTCTGGTCAATTTTTAAATATAAGGTGCGCCAGAATAAGCGGAGGAAACCGGAATGCATATGCTGATCATCGGCGCCGCGGGAATGCTCGGGCGCAAGCTGGCCGCACGGGTCGCGGCAGATGGCGGGATCGAGGGACGGCCAGTCAATGCTCTCACATTGGTCGATGCGGTGCCCGCGATTGCACCTGCAGCGTTTGCCGGAACGGTAACGGTCGAAACCCTCGATCTTTCGGTACCGGCGGCGGCAGCGCGATGTGTCGCCGGGCGGCCCGACGTGATCGTCCATCTGGCAGCGATCGTTTCGGGCGAGGCCGAGCGGGATTTCGAGACCGGGTATCGGATCAATCTCGATGGAACCCGGTTGCTGCTGGAAGCGATCAGGGCGGCGCATCTGGACTCGGGATATCGCCCCCGGCTGGTGTTTTCATCCTCGATCGCGGTGTTCGGTGCACCATTTCCGGAGGTGATCGGCGATGAGTTCTTCACCACCCCGCTGACGAGCTACGGCACCCAGAAGGCGATCGGCGAACTGCTGCTGAGCGATTATTCGCGGCGCGGCTTCATCGACGGAATCGCAATCCGCCTGCCGACCATCTGTATCCGTCCGGGCACTCCGAATGCGGCGGCTTCGGGGTTTTTCTCCAATATCCTGCGTGAACCGCTGGTGGGGCGGCAGGCGGTGTTGCCGGTGTCGGAGGATGTCCGGCACTGGCACGCCAGCCCGCGCGCGGCGGTAAGGTTCATGATCCGGGCGGCGACGATGGATCTGACACCGCTGGGATGGCGGCGGACGCTCAGCCTGCCGGGACTTTCCGCAACGGTCGGCGAGCAGATCGCGG
This sequence is a window from Acidiphilium acidophilum. Protein-coding genes within it:
- a CDS encoding DNA-3-methyladenine glycosylase family protein, translated to MTRLARAHLTTVDPVLGALIREVGRCTLVPDRTREPYAALISAVAHQQLHARAAEAILGRLGGVCGATVPAPDTLLSLSDETLRGCGFSGSKILALRDVALRTLDGTVPSRRAAARMSDAVLIERLSALRGIGRWTVEMLLIFTLGRPDVFPVDDFGVREGYRLIHGLPIQPKPRAFAVIGEAYAPYRSTAAWYLWRAADRAKKIPLPK
- the denD gene encoding D-erythronate dehydrogenase, which gives rise to MHMLIIGAAGMLGRKLAARVAADGGIEGRPVNALTLVDAVPAIAPAAFAGTVTVETLDLSVPAAAARCVAGRPDVIVHLAAIVSGEAERDFETGYRINLDGTRLLLEAIRAAHLDSGYRPRLVFSSSIAVFGAPFPEVIGDEFFTTPLTSYGTQKAIGELLLSDYSRRGFIDGIAIRLPTICIRPGTPNAAASGFFSNILREPLVGRQAVLPVSEDVRHWHASPRAAVRFMIRAATMDLTPLGWRRTLSLPGLSATVGEQIAALRRVAGDRAVGLIRREPDETIARIVAGWPANFAATRARALGFVAESSFDEIIRVHIEDELGGNLVAA